GATCCTCGCCGCGCTGCCCACCCTGCTCGTGTACATCCTGCTGGGCCGCTACTTCGTGCGCGGTCTGCTCGCCGGGTCCGTCAAGGGCTGAACCCACACCCGCTCCGCGCGCCCCGCACTCCGGTGTGGGGCGCGCTCATTTGACTTGGGCGACGTGCCGTCCTTTTCCGCTGCGCCCGATCTTTCCTTCGCGCATCAGCAGCCCCAGCAGGCTGTACGAGAGGTAGTCCTTCGAGCCGCCCCCGTAGTCGCTGCGCAGGCCCAGCAGGCTGGCCACCTCGGCGTTCTTCACGCCGCCCGGGTTGGCCTGCGCGAACTCCAGCACGGCGTCCTTGAGCAGCGTGAGGCCCACCTGCGCCTTCTCCGGCGCGCCTGCGGGCACGGTCAGGCCGGGCCGCGCCTTGCCGCCCAGACCCGAGGGCAGCACGGTGTTCGTCAGGAGGCCGCCGCTGGCCTGCGTGCCGAACGCCGCGATGAGTTCCGCCTCCAGCCGCAGCGCCTCGGGTTCGGTCAGGTGCTCCACCAGATAGCTCACGAGCACCTGCGCGCCCGCTCCTTCGATCTCGCGGATGCGGTCACCCTTGGGGGTGTGGTCCGGGCGGATCAGGTGATCGTGTGCGCGCGTGCCGGTGCCCTTGCCGATGTAGAAGGGCCGCGCCGGGTGCTGGCGCGGGTCCTTGAGGGCATACACGTAGTACGGCTTGTCCGGCGTCACCTGGGCGTCCCGATCATCCACCTCAGCATGCCAGGTCCGCGTCGCTGACCGGTCTGCACCTGCGCCTACCCGCGCATGACGAAGTGTTCGATGATGGCGTGGTGGTCCTCGAAGAACAGTTCGGGGCGGGCCAGGACGTCGCTCAGGGGCATCCAGAGGGCTTCGCTGGCGTCGCTGCCGCCACTGAGGCGTGGGAGCTGCCCGATGCCGAGGTCGAAGTGGAAGGCGTGGGTGATGGTGCGGCCGCGCAGGCTGCGGTCGGGGTAGTCGAAGACCGCCTGGGCGCGCAGCGCGGCTTTCAGGTCGAGGCCGCTGCCCAGGCCGGTTTCCTCCTGCACCTCGCGGACGCAGCAGTCGA
This region of Deinococcus sp. JMULE3 genomic DNA includes:
- a CDS encoding GIY-YIG nuclease family protein translates to MDDRDAQVTPDKPYYVYALKDPRQHPARPFYIGKGTGTRAHDHLIRPDHTPKGDRIREIEGAGAQVLVSYLVEHLTEPEALRLEAELIAAFGTQASGGLLTNTVLPSGLGGKARPGLTVPAGAPEKAQVGLTLLKDAVLEFAQANPGGVKNAEVASLLGLRSDYGGGSKDYLSYSLLGLLMREGKIGRSGKGRHVAQVK